TTTAAATATCtagtacatacatatgtacatatatatgtactatatatgtatatatttttttgcCTACCTAATATACGTATACTAAAATTCATTATCCGAAATCTACAATTTGATAATAAATTGCAATACCAAAAGGTTTAGTATGCACACAGTTTACTTCAAATATAGAAACAATGTTtcttactttttctttttttttttacaatcaACGTAGTATTAAACTTTTGGTGAATTCTGAGTATATAAtgattatattctattatattttagtGCGTTTGCAAGAGATTGATTATCTTGCAAGGATATTACATATCACTTATTACTTTACTATCCTTAAATGCAATCTCATTACATATATTTTaaggaaaaaaggaaaaaagggaGACTTTATCATATGCTTCATTAATGTTTCAAAGCAATTAACTAAATAGTCTTACTGAAATGTAAAATATAGACTTCTATGCAATACAAAGAAATGCTAATATAGTTGtggatataataataacaataatccaACAATGATTCAATATATGCTgatataaaaaaagaacaaatgaaatgaGACACAGTAggcttaataaattatttaaaaaatgtgtattATTCTGATATTGAAGAAGGAAAAGATGAGTAGGTATAAAAACGTGAAGTGAACTAATTAATATTGTATAGAAAGTGCAAACTTTAAGTCAGAAGTCGAGTTTGCATTAGTCAATTTTTATGCTATAAATAAAACATTAAACTGCCATAAACTAATAGGATTTGATTTCCTTACACGTGGCGAAAACGTAATAAAATAATCTAAAATCCGTATATGTTACATCATAACGTAAACTGTCCATTTCGATCGATCAAATGATTATGTTCTACATCGATGCTGCAAAAGATTAATCCAAATATTAATTCCACACTCCTTATgctaattatatatttcataaaaagTAAAGGAGAGAAAGTTTCAACGTAAATTAAATAGTATACGTTAACAGGTACTTATACTGCGATGTAATAATAGTCGCGGGCGTTTCGTCGTTTAAACAAATTTCTGTTCTTCCGTGTACAATAAACGGCACTCTGCGCAGTTTGCGATTTTTAAAATGCTACAAATCTCTTGTATTGGATCAcatttaaaaataacaataatatcacGCATAAAAAGAGGACACATCTCTAAAAATTGAATAATAGTGACTGGATGAGACAACTTCAGTCAGGAAAGGAACAAAGAGAGAATATTGCATAGCGCAGCACATAGAAGTTCAACACCCTGTCTGTATTCCTCTACAAGCAAGATAAGAGAGAATCTAAGTgaaagctttaatttgaaatcagATGCCTCCAAGGGGGTGGATCGGGGGGTGGAGGCAAAGGGACTGGTTACGGCCGGCAATGGCTTCGTTTCCTACCACCTTCGTTACCATCTTCCTCATCACCACCTCGTCTGACCTCTGTATATCGTTCACCTTTCACGCTCACAATCTTGTTCTCCAGATAGCGCACTAATTTTTTCGGTTCCGTTTTCGGAGCCACTGGGCGATGCTCGCGCGAATCATCGTCCCTGTCGACGTAACTATATCTTGCGATGATACGTGATTTCAGTTCCTCGTCGTTCAGTCTAGCCCTGTTGCGACCATTTGGCTGCCACAAGATAGCGATGTTATTTTATACCGTTTAACTAATCATTGATAATTAACCTCATTGCTACTACGCGTTTCTACAGGCTAGTTAGACTTTATTCGTAACAGGAGGGTGTATGAACGTAATACGACGCAAATGAGACGGAAGTCTCTGAGTTGGTTTCATAGAcgagtatattattatttgaaaatgaaaacaTACTTGAAGATGACAaggattataaattaaattttgcagAAATTCAGTATCAAAAATACACTTGATAAACAGGTGACATTTTAATACTGGAAAACTGGAAAATGAAATGTAAACCATATTTGATAAAAAGTGTAAACCATATTTGAAAAAAACTATGATCTAAAAAGTTTCCTTCAAAATGATATAGTAGAATACTTACTGTTACAAATGTCAAATTACTAGCAATGCTTTGTCCTGCTTCTTGACGATGAAGAGCAAGCTGAGCAGCCTCTGTAATATCACCACCAGCAACAGCCAAACAATGTCTAATCTCCGCTGGACTTGCAGCTGGGAACATTTCTTGTAATAATGCTACTTGATGCCATGATGACTcctgaataaaaaaaatagtaGAGAATAGTGGTTTAAGATATACTTTTGTATTGATAGAtagtattttcaaataaataaacAGGTATATACAACTTACTTCTTGAAAGTATTCTCCACTGGAATCGCTTCCAGCATCACTTGTTTCAGAAAGATGATGTACTCTCATCCTCTGTGTGCCAGGCGGTAGTAGAGCAGTCAGACTAAGTTGACTTAAAGGATCTTGAGGCTGACAATTTTGATTTTCTTTACTCTCCTCCCGTAACTTACTTTCAACGTCCAATAACCACTTGGATACTGCTTCCTTTTCAATTTTAGAAAATTCAGGAAGACAAGCAGATACCATTTCACAAAGTCCATCAACATCCAAGTCTTCTTCAAGCGCACTTTCTTCCACCATACTCACCACATAACCCAGAACAATATCATCTATTAAACTGTAAAAAGAATGATCATTgattagaaaaaaaaaaggaaggtgTAATCGTTTATATATTTACTTCTATTTAATCATATATGGATAAGAAATagtatctaatatttatttacctCAGCTGGGCAGTAGGCACCTCTTTTCTCACAAAACTAAACAAGGACTTCTTTACCAATTCTTCTTTCTCATCCATTGTGCGATTCATCCTGAAACAatcatatttaaaattatttatcaaTTAAAGACTTCTTTAAAGCTTAAATGTTATTACACGCTATAATATTTGAGAAAACTGTTGAAACTTAATGTAAAAAGCTGTATTAAGTCTTATTAAACAATGCTATCATAAAGCAAAACCgtttaacaataaaaattattgcaaACATAGTAAAAATTTGATTTTAATTGGCCATTATTAAAATAACCAATGAAAGAAGTAAATTTCTATTACATTTCCGTCTTTCGTAAATTATTTCGGAAACGTAcaaatttacataaatatttgtTCGGTTCAACTATTAAATAATACTAGATCAACAGATAATGTCAAGAAACAAAATTTACAGTCTTCGAAATGTACAGTATTAAAAATGTatcttaaaaataaatttacatGTCAAACAAACAATTCAAATATCTATTACGATCACTTTCAACTataatagaaacaattaccTCCTCAATCTGTTAACTACAAATTGATTAAAACGAAACTCTCGGCGACGAAGCTGCCAAAACTGTTCAATCTACTGCGCGATAAATTATTCACAATTGAAATTCATTAGCGTGGCACGTCAATGTGAAAATTTTGTTTCAGCAAATCGTAGTTTTATAAACTGAAATCATGGTTTAATGGTTTACAGTCCAGTTAGGTTAAGAGAAATAAGGTGAAACGAAGTGCAAAAAGTCTCTAACGAAGTTAAGTTCGGCGAAGAATTTAATGGGTCGTTAGTTTTCTGTGAATGAGAAGAAATTACATCTGACAATGTGTTAAAACGCAGAATATGCATACAAGGGGTGTAGAACAGAGAAATGGAAAATGGACAAGGAGAAATTGACAGGAAAGGTGGTAGCAGCGCCGGTCATTTCCAGCAGAGAACAATCCTGTTCATCAACGGGAACAAATATGTACCATGATCAAACGTCAACTTATCTTGCTacgaaaatgcagacgaatacgCACCTGACGTTTTTTGCGCGTTTGAAACCCTCGGACCGTGGATATGGCAGAAAACTGATAAAAATTTCGTATACAAACAACGTTCCTCGCCTTGACAGTTCGTCAAGAGGAGGGATGAAGATAACGTGGCGCCATCAGAGTTTGTGACCCACTTCGGAATCAAATCAGCAATTTCTACTACGAAATTGTACTGTATTCCTTATTTACGGAAAATGAAAACTATATACATATTTGTTTACATAGTTCTGTAATATATATGTACACGCACGTATTATATTACGTTCAAAAAGACGTGAACGTACAACTTTTATCGGTACGACAATATCGATAATGTAACCCT
This genomic stretch from Megalopta genalis isolate 19385.01 chromosome 5, iyMegGena1_principal, whole genome shotgun sequence harbors:
- the LOC117220452 gene encoding CUE domain-containing protein 2-A; this encodes MNRTMDEKEELVKKSLFSFVRKEVPTAQLSLIDDIVLGYVVSMVEESALEEDLDVDGLCEMVSACLPEFSKIEKEAVSKWLLDVESKLREESKENQNCQPQDPLSQLSLTALLPPGTQRMRVHHLSETSDAGSDSSGEYFQEESSWHQVALLQEMFPAASPAEIRHCLAVAGGDITEAAQLALHRQEAGQSIASNLTFVTPNGRNRARLNDEELKSRIIARYSYVDRDDDSREHRPVAPKTEPKKLVRYLENKIVSVKGERYTEVRRGGDEEDGNEGGRKRSHCRP